One Cellulomonas taurus genomic region harbors:
- a CDS encoding cold-shock protein, translating to MAQGAVKWFNAEKGYGFIAQDGGGADVFVHYSAIDSSGYRSLEEGQRVEFEITQGPKGPQAEQVRPL from the coding sequence ATGGCACAGGGTGCTGTCAAGTGGTTCAACGCTGAGAAGGGCTATGGCTTCATCGCCCAGGACGGCGGCGGCGCCGACGTCTTCGTGCACTACTCCGCGATCGACTCCTCGGGCTACCGCTCCCTCGAAGAGGGCCAGCGAGTCGAGTTCGAGATCACCCAGGGCCCGAAGGGCCCGCAGGCCGAGCAGGTTCGCCCGCTCTGA